The following proteins come from a genomic window of Vibrio vulnificus NBRC 15645 = ATCC 27562:
- a CDS encoding ABC transporter permease, with protein MSFLVRRFGFYFTAFLIAISFNFMLPRLMPGDPVDALFAAAQGRMDPAQMDAVREMYGFVDGNLFEQYLAYMKSVFTLDLGPSVLMFPVSVSDVIAMALPWTMFLALGSLIVALIIGVSIGTYASYHRQGLFGQVVPPVLAFISNFPYVVTALLLFYFFGLKLELLPLAYTYDPSLEPGFNLEFITSVAKHAILPVGSMVVVGIATWVFNMRNAMINVLGEDYVTMAEAKGLSSFRVMYRYAGRNAILPVATAIAMAIGFSFAGSIMTEVVFNYQGLGNILLKGIVARDYPLIQAILLILVTAVLTANFIADLLYVWLDPRISN; from the coding sequence ATGTCGTTTTTAGTTCGCCGTTTTGGCTTTTATTTTACTGCCTTCCTGATTGCGATTTCATTCAACTTTATGTTGCCGCGCTTGATGCCGGGGGATCCGGTGGATGCTCTGTTTGCCGCAGCACAAGGTCGAATGGACCCCGCTCAGATGGACGCAGTTCGTGAGATGTATGGTTTTGTCGATGGCAACCTGTTTGAGCAGTATCTGGCTTACATGAAAAGCGTGTTTACGCTGGATTTAGGCCCCTCGGTACTGATGTTTCCAGTGAGTGTATCGGATGTGATTGCCATGGCGCTGCCATGGACCATGTTCCTCGCGCTGGGCTCTTTGATTGTGGCGTTGATCATTGGCGTCAGCATCGGGACTTACGCCTCGTATCATCGTCAGGGCCTGTTTGGCCAAGTGGTGCCACCGGTGTTGGCCTTCATCAGTAACTTTCCTTATGTTGTCACGGCGCTGCTGCTGTTCTACTTCTTTGGTTTGAAGTTGGAGCTGCTGCCACTGGCGTACACCTACGATCCCTCATTAGAGCCCGGTTTCAACCTAGAGTTTATAACCAGTGTTGCCAAGCACGCCATATTGCCAGTGGGCTCAATGGTGGTCGTCGGCATCGCGACTTGGGTGTTCAACATGCGCAACGCGATGATCAACGTACTGGGTGAAGATTACGTCACCATGGCGGAAGCGAAAGGACTCAGCAGTTTCCGCGTGATGTACCGCTATGCAGGCCGCAACGCAATTTTGCCTGTGGCGACCGCAATTGCTATGGCAATCGGCTTCTCCTTCGCCGGCTCGATCATGACGGAAGTGGTGTTCAACTACCAAGGTCTGGGCAACATCCTGCTTAAAGGCATTGTGGCGCGTGACTATCCATTGATCCAAGCCATCTTGTTGATTCTCGTTACCGCAGTACTGACGGCGAACTTCATTGCCGATCTGCTCTACGTCTGGCTTGACCCCCGCATTTCAAACTAA
- a CDS encoding ABC transporter ATP-binding protein: MSHLLEINNLCVDYVSPNGVARAVNNVSLTISPGETVGLAGESGCGKSTLAFAISRLHKAPALISEGEILYKGQDVLKMNDRQLRDFRWNDVSVVFQSAMNSLNPVITIGEQLTDVILAHRKVPYKQAHERAVELLKIVGIHGDRMSSFPHQLSGGMRQRVVIAVALALEPKLIIMDEPTTALDVVVEREILNELYELKNKFGFSILFISHDLSLMGEIADRIGVMYAGNLIELGEAKQVFGNPQHPYTKGLISSFPTIHGPKECLYGIPGNPVNLLNIPTGCNFQERCGVCTSVCKQQDPHLMRADNGSLVSCHLV; the protein is encoded by the coding sequence ATGAGTCATTTACTTGAAATCAATAACTTGTGCGTAGATTACGTCTCACCAAACGGCGTTGCGCGTGCAGTGAACAACGTTAGCCTAACCATTTCACCGGGTGAAACCGTGGGGTTAGCGGGCGAGTCGGGTTGCGGCAAAAGTACCTTGGCTTTCGCGATTTCGCGCCTGCATAAAGCGCCAGCGCTGATCTCGGAGGGGGAGATCCTCTACAAAGGGCAAGATGTGCTGAAGATGAACGATCGCCAGTTACGCGATTTCCGCTGGAACGATGTTTCGGTGGTGTTCCAAAGCGCGATGAACTCACTCAACCCAGTCATTACCATTGGTGAGCAACTGACGGATGTGATTTTGGCGCACCGTAAAGTGCCGTACAAACAAGCTCATGAGCGAGCGGTTGAGTTGTTGAAAATCGTCGGGATTCATGGCGATCGCATGAGCAGCTTTCCGCATCAACTCAGTGGCGGTATGAGGCAGCGTGTGGTGATTGCGGTTGCATTGGCGCTTGAGCCAAAACTGATCATCATGGACGAACCAACCACGGCGCTCGATGTGGTGGTTGAGCGAGAGATTCTCAACGAGCTGTATGAACTCAAGAACAAGTTTGGTTTTTCAATCTTATTCATCAGCCACGATTTGAGCTTGATGGGTGAAATCGCCGACCGCATCGGCGTGATGTACGCAGGCAACCTGATTGAGTTGGGCGAAGCGAAGCAAGTGTTTGGCAATCCGCAACATCCTTATACCAAAGGGCTTATCTCATCGTTCCCGACCATTCACGGGCCGAAAGAGTGCCTTTACGGTATTCCGGGCAACCCAGTGAACCTGCTCAACATCCCAACAGGGTGTAATTTCCAAGAGCGTTGCGGTGTTTGCACATCGGTTTGTAAGCAGCAAGACCCTCATTTAATGCGTGCCGATAACGGCAGCCTTGTCTCGTGTCATTTGGTGTAG
- a CDS encoding ABC transporter permease produces MDKTINTNNASEPSEMIAREPRFSWKKTKKTLGKIYAFFYGNPPAIIGGLLLTIILCGALFAPVLATHNPEKRVARPHVAPNAEYVLGTTRSGRDVYSQVLHGARKSLTVAIAAGVIAMSLAVIIGVSAGYFGGKIDERLNFLTNVFLVFPQLPLLIVLAAFLGQVGSLVITVLLGITSWPWGARLIRSQTMAIRNKEFIISAEVMGESKIRIILVEILPNLVSIVFGGFLGTVIYAMGAEAGLGILGLGDATEVSWGSMLYWAQTSSSLYTGAWWEMLVPASALAITGGALALINMSIDQVSNPKLRTGPHIKLWHQLKKQADKRRGLL; encoded by the coding sequence ATGGACAAGACAATCAATACTAATAATGCGTCCGAACCCAGTGAAATGATCGCTCGTGAGCCTCGTTTCTCTTGGAAAAAGACCAAAAAAACACTGGGTAAAATATACGCATTTTTCTATGGCAACCCGCCAGCCATTATCGGTGGCTTGTTGCTGACCATCATTCTCTGCGGTGCGCTGTTTGCACCAGTATTGGCGACGCACAACCCAGAAAAGCGCGTTGCTCGACCGCACGTTGCGCCAAATGCAGAATACGTGCTTGGCACCACGCGCAGTGGCCGTGATGTTTACAGCCAAGTGCTGCATGGTGCGCGCAAATCACTGACAGTGGCCATCGCCGCAGGTGTGATTGCCATGAGCCTTGCCGTGATCATCGGTGTATCAGCCGGCTACTTTGGCGGCAAAATCGATGAGCGCCTTAACTTTCTGACGAACGTTTTTCTGGTCTTCCCACAACTGCCCTTGCTGATTGTGCTCGCGGCTTTTCTCGGCCAGGTCGGCTCCTTAGTCATTACGGTTCTGCTCGGCATTACCTCCTGGCCTTGGGGGGCGCGGCTAATACGTTCGCAAACCATGGCGATTCGAAACAAAGAATTCATCATCTCGGCAGAAGTGATGGGTGAGTCAAAAATTCGCATCATCTTGGTCGAAATTCTGCCAAACCTCGTTTCCATCGTATTCGGTGGCTTCTTAGGCACCGTGATTTACGCCATGGGCGCGGAAGCGGGCCTAGGCATTCTTGGCTTAGGTGACGCAACCGAAGTGAGCTGGGGTTCCATGCTTTACTGGGCGCAAACTTCCTCGTCGCTCTACACAGGGGCATGGTGGGAGATGCTGGTTCCGGCGTCGGCACTGGCGATTACTGGCGGCGCGTTGGCGCTGATCAACATGTCGATTGACCAAGTGAGTAACCCGAAACTGCGCACCGGTCCACACATCAAACTGTGGCATCAATTGAAAAAGCAAGCCGATAAACGTCGAGGTCTACTATGA
- a CDS encoding ABC transporter ATP-binding protein, with product MQQVNTPEVILSIKNLVKDFPLGQSVKSNLMRAVNDVSFDLRKGEALAIVGESGSGKSTGARILTRIYDKTAGEVTFKGQPLADYIKENGELEYARQVQMIFQDPFGSLNPVHTIYHHIARPLQIHKRADNAAIPKLVYELLELVGLSPAKETAEKYPHELSGGQRQRVAIARAIAVDPEVILADEPISMLDVSVRLGILNLMADLKDKHGISFMYITHDIATARYFAEKTAVMYVGHMVEWGDSDSVTQNPQHPYSQLLLSAVPEVGNSGKRELQAKKGEIPLWKPSSVGCPFAARCLKATELCTRSLPEPTQIAENHFARCHHLAG from the coding sequence ATGCAACAAGTAAACACACCTGAAGTGATTCTTTCGATTAAGAATTTGGTGAAAGATTTCCCGCTTGGCCAGTCGGTCAAAAGCAATCTCATGCGCGCGGTGAACGACGTATCGTTTGATCTGCGCAAAGGCGAAGCGCTGGCGATTGTGGGCGAATCTGGCTCGGGCAAAAGCACGGGGGCGCGCATTTTAACCCGCATATACGATAAAACTGCTGGGGAAGTGACCTTTAAAGGCCAGCCGCTGGCCGATTACATTAAAGAAAATGGCGAGTTGGAATACGCGCGTCAGGTGCAGATGATTTTCCAAGATCCCTTTGGCTCACTCAACCCGGTTCACACCATTTACCACCACATTGCGCGGCCATTGCAGATTCATAAGCGTGCCGATAACGCCGCGATTCCTAAGTTGGTGTACGAGCTGTTGGAACTGGTGGGTCTGTCGCCAGCGAAAGAGACGGCGGAAAAATACCCGCACGAACTCAGTGGTGGCCAGCGTCAGCGCGTTGCGATTGCCCGTGCTATCGCCGTTGACCCTGAAGTGATTTTGGCCGATGAGCCTATCTCTATGCTGGATGTGTCTGTACGCCTAGGTATTTTGAACTTGATGGCGGATCTAAAAGACAAGCACGGCATCTCATTTATGTACATCACTCACGACATTGCAACGGCACGTTACTTCGCTGAAAAAACCGCAGTGATGTATGTCGGCCATATGGTGGAGTGGGGCGACAGCGACAGCGTGACGCAAAACCCGCAGCACCCGTATTCGCAACTGCTGCTTTCTGCCGTGCCAGAAGTCGGCAACTCTGGTAAACGCGAACTGCAGGCGAAAAAAGGTGAAATCCCACTGTGGAAGCCAAGCAGTGTGGGTTGCCCTTTTGCCGCCCGTTGTCTTAAAGCCACCGAGTTGTGTACGCGTTCTCTGCCTGAGCCGACACAAATTGCGGAAAACCACTTTGCGCGCTGCCATCACCTTGCTGGGTGA